The proteins below come from a single Sorghum bicolor cultivar BTx623 chromosome 4, Sorghum_bicolor_NCBIv3, whole genome shotgun sequence genomic window:
- the LOC8074630 gene encoding uncharacterized protein LOC8074630 yields the protein MEALGARSSVLSSPGTAGDASPSLSLPLRRASAAFPGLRRSPSALAISTRWLRAPPRIGGRLLAGAGEDGSLDPADDTTDQAGDFQLLESNVTLRGSNDMDTTKHDDAGTSGSGGTNTGGSRAGLFRTPISGGVHSATAVHDLPPPALAVRNLMEQARFAHLCTVMSRMHHRREGYPFGSLVDFAPDPFGHPIFSLSPLAIHTRNLLADPRCTLVVQVPGWSGLSNARVTIFGDVIPLPVEQQEWAHQQYVSKHQQWASQQWGNFYYYRMHTISDIYFIGGFGTVAWIDVNEYEALQPDKIAMDGGEHNLKELNSMFSKPLRELLSTDEGEVDDVAVISMDSKGIDIRVRHGAQFNIQRIAFEVDHSVETLDEATEALRRIISKSRWHTRAQL from the exons ATGGAAGCTCTAGGAGCGCGCTCCTCCGTGCTCTCGTCGCCGGGGACCGCCGGAGACGCGTCGCCGTCCCTGTCCCTGCCGCTCCGCAGAGCCTCCGCCGCGTTCCCCGGGCTCCGCAGGAGCCCCTCCGCTCTCGCCATCTCCACGCGCtggctgcgcgctccacccCGAATCGGCGGCCGCCTGCTCGCCGGGGCAGGGGAAGACGGGTCCCTGGACCCTGCCGATGACACGACTGATCAGGCGGGAGATTTTCAATTACTCGAG AGTAATGTAACTCTACGCGGAAGCAATGACATGGATACCACTAAACATGATGATGCTGGCACTTCTGGAAGTGGTGGGACTAAcactggtggctctagggctggTCTATTCAGAACACCTATTTCAGGTGGTGTGCACAGTGCAACCGCTGTTCATGATTTACCACCACCAGCTTTGGCTGTTCGCAACCTCATGGAACAG GCAAGGTTTGCTCATCTGTGCACTGTAATGTCTCGGATGCATCACCGCCGTGAAGGATACCCATTTGGTTCTCTAGTAGATTTTGCACCTGATCCATTTGGCC ACCCAATCTTCTCATTATCCCCACTAGCCATCCACACAAGAAATTTGTTGGCAGACCCAAGATGCACCCTTGTTGTACAG GTACCTGGATGGAGTGGACTATCAAATGCACGAGTAACTAtctttggtgatgtcattccGTTGCCCGTTGAACAACAG GAATGGGCTCATCAGCAGTATGTTTCAAAGCACCAGCAGTGGGCATCCCAACAGTGGGGTAACTTTTATTACTACAGAATGCACACAATAAG TGACATATATTTCATTGGAGGTTTTGGTACTGTTGCTTGGATAGATGTGAACGAATATGAGGCTCTGCAGCCTGACAAGATTGCAATGGATGGAGGGGAACACAATCTAAAG GAACTCAACTCAATGTTCTCAAAGCCTCTGAGAGAACTTTTATCAACTGATGAAGGAGAGGTAGATGATGTAGCTGTTATTTCAATGGATAGCAAAGGCATTGATATCCGTGTTCGACATGGTGCACAG TTCAACATCCAGAGGATAGCTTTTGAGGTGGATCACAGCGTCGAGACACTGGATGAAGCCACGGAAGCGCTTAGGAGGATCATCAGCAAGTCTAGGTGGCACACAAGGGCTCAATTATGA
- the LOC8074632 gene encoding serrate RNA effector molecule isoform X1 has product MEHALCSPAAAPGASLTTAAPPKDLALLPPPPPPPLGSLRPQRLEGFVARPAERTRRTRVGSPGAGGDRGHQRRSMPPLHLPHPPPLGSSRPELDDVVRLQRDRDRDRDAPRRGNARRSGSSSGAGGDRRQRRSTTRRSLSPPLPVPPPPPPLLGSTRPELAALVRRENDHDAPRRGSARRSGSPGAVADRRPRRSTTRRSPSPLLPLPPPPTPPLGSSSRPEVAAVVRVDSDHDARRGGSRKRGNGSPRKGAEGGRRRERGSPPPRSPSPAPRKRSRRGSPRNECGRNEGRGNHACSRFCSPDRPYSGYGAATIGQDTTGRLGLMTYKQFIQVLEDDVSPAQAGCRYQEYRTEYISTQKRAYFDLNKNEDWLKDMYHPTKLLSVIRRRNDFCKTVARNLILDLRNGTLDLGPGVTAHAAIKSGKGNDGRSQDNADYGEKKRKHGRGPQKEIEPLSAAPKAHPISSQHRRIHTDIHRTLALVKKLDSEKGIMENILLTGDHGKSNVDKSCGRSKTPVAIIRGFNTVKGLEGVELLDTLLTYLWRVHGVDYYGMSEMKHAKGFRHVRAENKSDSMAEYISAADWEKKLDSFWEERLMNGEDPLVVLTAMDKIEAALVEVLERYVRKMRDENCIWKYFCGAKGCEKLFHAPEYVHKHLNLKHPDLVSTLASRVENDIYFQNYMNDPDAPGGKPFMQQTVPDRMRQRLDEQMFDASGVWGSHAPLLPMCAHSLVLIPVPGAGPYGPFVPAPPEIAMQMIQKGLAGPDSAQNRKPSVLGPMLPMYPSFPLGSGIYRSYEDLDAPMEEVSPLDFRSL; this is encoded by the exons ATGGAGCACGCGCTCTGCTCCCCCGCCGCCGCGCCCGGCGCGTCCCTCACCACTGCGGCGCCTCCGAAGGACCTCGCGCTGCTCCCTCCCCCACCCCCGCCCCCGCTGGGATCGTTGCGTCCTCAGCGCCTCGAGGGCTTCGTCGCGCGGCCTGCCGAGAGGACGCGGCGGACGAGGGTTGGCAGCCCCGGCGCCGGTGGGGACCGCGGCCATCAGCGCCGCTCGATGCCGCCACTCCATCTACCTCACCCACCCCCGCTCGGATCGTCGCGCCCCGAGCTGGACGACGTGGTCCGCCTCCAGAGGGACCGCGACCGCGACCGCGACGCGCCGCGTCGAGGGAACGCAAGGAGGAGCGGCAGCAGCTCCGGAGCGGGAGGGGACCGGCGTCAGCGCcgctcgacgacgcggaggtcaCTGTCGCCGCCGCTCCCCGTACCTCCACCTCCCCCTCCCCTGCTCGGATCAACGCGCCCCGAGCTAGCCGCTCTGGTCCGCCGCGAGAACGACCACGACGCGCCGCGTCGAGGGAGTGCAAGGAGGAGCGGCAGCCCCGGAGCGGTTGCGGACCGGCGCCCGCGCcgctcgacgacgcggaggtcaCCGTCGCCGCTGCTCCCGCTACCTCCACCTCCCACTCCCCCGCTTGGATCATCATCGCGCCCCGAGGTGGCTGCCGTGGTCCGCGTCGACAGCGACCACGACGCGCGGCGTGGAGGGAGCAGGAAAAGGGGAAACGGCAGCCCCAGGAAGGGAGCGGAAGGAGGCCGCCGCCGGGAGAGGGGCTCCCCGCCACCGAGGTCGCCGTCGCCCGCGCCACGCAAACGGTCTCGCCGCGGGAG CCCCCGGAACGAGTGCGGGCGAAATGAAGGCAGGGGCAACCATGCCTGCAGTCGTTTTTGCTCTCCAG ATAGGCCTTATTCAGGATATGGTGCTGCCACCATTGGTCAAGATACAACTGGAAG GTTAGGATTAATGACATACAAACAATTTATCCAAGTTCTTGAGGATGATGTTTCACCAGCTCAAGCTGGATGCAG GTACCAAGAATACAGGACAGAATACATAAGTACTCAGAAACGTGCTTATTTTGATCTCAATAAGAATGAAGATTG GCTGAAAGACATGTACCACCCAACAAAATTGTTATCAGTTATCAGAAG GAggaatgatttttgcaagactGTAGCGAGGAATTTGATCCTTGACCTGCGGAATGGAACTTTGGACCT TGGTCCTGGAGTGACTGCTCATGCAGCAATTAAATCAGGAAAAGGCAACGATGGAAGATCTCAGGATAATGCAGATTAtggtgaaaagaaaagaaaacatggAAGAGGCCCCCAGAAAGAGATCGAACCGCTTTCAGCTGCTCCTAAAGCTCATCCAATCAGTTCACAGCATCGAAGGATTCACACCGACATACACCGAACTCTTGCTTTGGTGAAAAAACTTGATTCAGAGAAGGGTATTATGGAAAACATTCTGTTAACTGGTGATCATGGCAAGTCAAATGTTGATAAATCATGTGGTAGGTCCAAAACGCCTGTAGCTATTATCCGGGGTTTCAATACTGTTAAGGGCCTTGAAGGTGTTGAGCTCCTAGACACTCTCCTTACTTATCTGTGGCGTGTCCATGGTGTTGATTACTATGGCATGTCTGAGATGAAACATGCAAAAGGTTTTCGCCATGTGAGAGCTGAAAACAAGAGCGACAGTATGGCTGAATACATCAGTGCTGCTGATTGGGAGAAGAAACTGGATTCCTTTTGGGAAGAAAGACTGATGAATGGTGAGGATCCCCTGGTTGTATTGACTGCGATGGACAAAATTGAAGCAGCACTTGTTGAAGTTCTAGAGCGTTATGTCAGAAAAATGCGGGATGAGAATTGTATCTGGAAGTATTTTTGTGGAGCCAAGGGATGCGAAAAACTTTTTCATGCTCCTGAGTATGTTCACAAGCATCTGAACCTCAAGCATCCTGATTTGGTCTCTACTTTGGCATCAAGAGTTGAAAATGATATATATTTCCAGAATTACATGAA TGATCCAGATGCTCCAGGAGGAAAACCATTTATGCAGCAAACGGTACCT GATAGAATGAGACAAAGACTGGATGAACAGATGTTTGATGCTTCTGGTGTATGGGGTTCACATGCTCCACTTCTCCCCATGTGTGCACATTCACTAGTACTAATACCTGTGCCTGGTGCTGG CCCATATGGTCCATTTGTTCCTGCACCTCCAGAGATAGCCATGCAGATGATTCAGAAAGGACTTGCAGGACCAGATTCTGCTCAAAACAGGAAGCCTTCGGTGCTGGGACCAATGCTGCCCATGTACCCATCATTTCCGCTTGGTAGTGGCATTTACAGGAG ttatgaagaccttgacgcTCCTATGGAAGAAGTCTCCCCTCTTGACTTTAGaagtttgtag
- the LOC8074633 gene encoding eukaryotic translation initiation factor 5, producing the protein MALQNIGASNRDDAFYRYKMPRMITKIEGRGNGIKTNVVNMVDIAKALARPASYTTKYFGCELGAQSKFDEKTGISLVNGAHDTSKLAGLLEVFIKKYVQCYGCGNPETEILISKTQMISLKCAACGFVSDVDMRDKLTTFILKNPPEQKKGGKDKKAMRRAEKERLKEGEAADEEMKKLKKDAKKKGASKEPTAKGSKKKATAAGSDEDHSTSPTRSRDGDHAAADEEEDDDDVQWQTDTSIEAAKQRMQEQLSAATAEMVMLSTEETEKKKKQATHANGSAKEIPVEKPAVTKPSPYEELVGDIKASLGSAPTPTQLKAVLASSTLPPQDVMNALLEALFDGVGKGFAKEVVKNKKYLAVAVPDEAAQVLLVQAIEAFGGKCNPEALKEVPVVLKALYDGDILEEETIVDWYNAAVAAGKDSQVVKNAKPFVEWLQSAESEEEDDE; encoded by the coding sequence ATGGCGCTGCAAAACATTGGTGCTTCAAACAGGGATGATGCCTTCTACAGGTACAAGATGCCCAGAATGATTACCAAGATAGAAGGTCGTGGTAATGGTATCAAGACAAATGTTGTGAACatggttgacatagcaaaagCACTTGCCAGGCCAGCTTCCTACACAACCAAGTACTTTGGATGTGAGCTTGGTGCACAGTCCAAATTTGATGAGAAGACAGGGATTTCCTTGGTTAATGGGGCTCATGATACTTCTAAGCTGGCTGGTCTCCTTGAAGTATTCATCAAGAAGTATGTCCAGTGTTATGGGTGTGGGAATCCTGAGACTGAGATTCTCATCTCAAAGACCCAGATGATATCACTGAAATGTGCAGCCTGTGGGTTCGTCTCAGATGTTGACATGAGGGACAAGCTCACAACCTTCATCCTGAAAAACCCACCAGAACAGAAGAAGGGAGGAAAAGACAAGAAGGCCATGAGGAGAGCTGAGAAGGAACGCCTGAAGGAAGGTGAGGCTGCTGATGAGGAGATGAAGAAACTGAAGAAGGATGCAAAGAAGAAGGGTGCATCCAAGGAGCCCACTGCCAAGGGTTCAAAGAAGAAGGCTACTGCTGCTGGCTCTGATGAGGACCACTCAACCTCTCCAACTCGCAGCCGTGATGGTGACCATGCAGCTGCAGATGAGgaagaggatgatgatgatgttcaGTGGCAGACTGACACTTCTATCGAGGCTGCGAAGCAGCGCATGCAGGAGCAGCTGAGTGCAGCAACTGCTGAAATGGTGATGCTGTCCACTGAGGAGactgagaagaagaagaaacaggCAACCCATGCTAATGGTTCAGCAAAAGAAATCCCTGTTGAAAAACCTGCCGTCACTAAGCCTAGTCCATATGAAGAACTGGTTGGAGACATCAAGGCTAGCCTAGGAAGTGCTCCTACCCCTACCCAGCTCAAGGCTGTGCTTGCCTCCTCAACCCTTCCTCCCCAGGATGTGATGAATGCTCTCCTCGAGGCTCTATTTGATGGTGTGGGCAAGGGGTTTGCGAAGGAGGTTGTCAAGAACAAGAAGTACCTTGCAGTTGCTGTGCCAGATGAGGCTGCCCAGGTCCTGCTGGTTCAGGCCATTGAGGCTTTTGGTGGCAAGTGCAACCCTGAGGCGCTGAAGGAGGTCCCAGTTGTCCTGAAAGCCCTGTATGATGGAGATATCCTGGAGGAGGAAACCATCGTGGACTGGTACAATGCTGCTGTTGCAGCTGGAAAGGACTCCCAGGTTGTCAAGAACGCCAAGCCCTTTGTTGAGTGGCTCCAGAGCGCCGAGTCTGAGGAAGAGGACGATGAGTGA
- the LOC8074634 gene encoding cell number regulator 11 isoform X1, translated as MPGEWSVGLCDCFGDFNTCCLTFWCPCVTFGRTAEIVDRGSICMCSTYPHHHLLIFSMKKFIFIFLVDACIKAISLLGSLSRLFAACCMNGTLYYLLATIGCQWLYGCTKRSSMRTQYNLQESPCLDCCVHFWCGPCALCQEYRELEKRGFNMANGWEGSNKVVGCFHGMTTPPRKQSMCF; from the exons ATGCCGGGGGAGTGGTCAGTCGGGCTTTGCGACTGCTTTGGAGATTTCAACACCT GTTGCTTGACTTTCTGGTGCCCCTGTGTCACATTTGGCCGCACTGCTGAGATCGTGGACAGAGGCTCCATATGTATGTGTTCTACATACCCTCATCATCATCTTTTAATCTTTTCAATGAAAAAGTTTATCTTCATCTTTCTGGTGGATGCATGCATAAAAGCTATCAGTCTCCTTGGCTCACTCTCCCGCTTGTTTGCAGCATGCTGCATGAATGGCACACTGTATTATCTGCTTGCAACAATAGGCTGCCAATGGTTGTATGGTTGTACCAAGCGCTCCTCAATGCGCACACAATACAACTTGCAAGAATCCCCTTGCTTGGACTGCTGCGTCCACTTCTGGTGTGGCCCTTGTGCACTCTGCCAGGAGTACAGGGAGCTGGAGAAACGCGGCTTCAACATGGCCAACG gatgGGAAGGTAGCAACAAGGTGGTGGGGTGTTTTCATGGGATGACGACACCACCAAGAAAGCAATCCATGTGCTTCTAG
- the LOC8074634 gene encoding cell number regulator 11 isoform X4: MPGEWSVGLCDCFGDFNTFAGCLTFWCPCVTFGRTAEIVDRGSICMCSTYPHHHLLIFSMKKFIFIFLVDACIKAISLLGSLSRLFAACCMNGTLYYLLATIGCQWLYGCTKRSSMRTQYNLQESPCLDCCVHFWCGPCALCQEYRELEKRGFNMANGWEGSNKVVGCFHGMTTPPRKQSMCF; this comes from the exons ATGCCGGGGGAGTGGTCAGTCGGGCTTTGCGACTGCTTTGGAGATTTCAACACCT TTGCAGGTTGCTTGACTTTCTGGTGCCCCTGTGTCACATTTGGCCGCACTGCTGAGATCGTGGACAGAGGCTCCATATGTATGTGTTCTACATACCCTCATCATCATCTTTTAATCTTTTCAATGAAAAAGTTTATCTTCATCTTTCTGGTGGATGCATGCATAAAAGCTATCAGTCTCCTTGGCTCACTCTCCCGCTTGTTTGCAGCATGCTGCATGAATGGCACACTGTATTATCTGCTTGCAACAATAGGCTGCCAATGGTTGTATGGTTGTACCAAGCGCTCCTCAATGCGCACACAATACAACTTGCAAGAATCCCCTTGCTTGGACTGCTGCGTCCACTTCTGGTGTGGCCCTTGTGCACTCTGCCAGGAGTACAGGGAGCTGGAGAAACGCGGCTTCAACATGGCCAACG gatgGGAAGGTAGCAACAAGGTGGTGGGGTGTTTTCATGGGATGACGACACCACCAAGAAAGCAATCCATGTGCTTCTAG
- the LOC8074632 gene encoding serrate RNA effector molecule isoform X2 produces the protein MEHALCSPAAAPGASLTTAAPPKDLALLPPPPPPPLGSLRPQRLEGFVARPAERTRRTRVGSPGAGGDRGHQRRSMPPLHLPHPPPLGSSRPELDDVVRLQRDRDRDRDAPRRGNARRSGSSSGAGGDRRQRRSTTRRSLSPPLPVPPPPPPLLGSTRPELAALVRRENDHDAPRRGSARRSGSPGAVADRRPRRSTTRRSPSPLLPLPPPPTPPLGSSSRPEVAAVVRVDSDHDARRGGSRKRGNGSPRKGAEGGRRRERGSPPPRSPSPAPRKRSRRGSPRNECGRNEGRGNHACSRFCSPDRPYSGYGAATIGQDTTGRLGLMTYKQFIQVLEDDVSPAQAGCRYQEYRTEYISTQKRAYFDLNKNEDWLKDMYHPTKLLSVIRRRNDFCKTVARNLILDLRNGTLDLGPGVTAHAAIKSGKGNDGRSQDNADYGEKKRKHGRGPQKEIEPLSAAPKAHPISSQHRRIHTDIHRTLALVKKLDSEKGIMENILLTGDHGKSNVDKSCGRSKTPVAIIRGFNTVKGLEGVELLDTLLTYLWRVHGVDYYGMSEMKHAKGFRHVRAENKSDSMAEYISAADWEKKLDSFWEERLMNGEDPLVVLTAMDKIEAALVEVLERYVRKMRDENCIWKYFCGAKGCEKLFHAPEYVHKHLNLKHPDLVSTLASRVENDIYFQNYMNDPDAPGGKPFMQQTDRMRQRLDEQMFDASGVWGSHAPLLPMCAHSLVLIPVPGAGPYGPFVPAPPEIAMQMIQKGLAGPDSAQNRKPSVLGPMLPMYPSFPLGSGIYRSYEDLDAPMEEVSPLDFRSL, from the exons ATGGAGCACGCGCTCTGCTCCCCCGCCGCCGCGCCCGGCGCGTCCCTCACCACTGCGGCGCCTCCGAAGGACCTCGCGCTGCTCCCTCCCCCACCCCCGCCCCCGCTGGGATCGTTGCGTCCTCAGCGCCTCGAGGGCTTCGTCGCGCGGCCTGCCGAGAGGACGCGGCGGACGAGGGTTGGCAGCCCCGGCGCCGGTGGGGACCGCGGCCATCAGCGCCGCTCGATGCCGCCACTCCATCTACCTCACCCACCCCCGCTCGGATCGTCGCGCCCCGAGCTGGACGACGTGGTCCGCCTCCAGAGGGACCGCGACCGCGACCGCGACGCGCCGCGTCGAGGGAACGCAAGGAGGAGCGGCAGCAGCTCCGGAGCGGGAGGGGACCGGCGTCAGCGCcgctcgacgacgcggaggtcaCTGTCGCCGCCGCTCCCCGTACCTCCACCTCCCCCTCCCCTGCTCGGATCAACGCGCCCCGAGCTAGCCGCTCTGGTCCGCCGCGAGAACGACCACGACGCGCCGCGTCGAGGGAGTGCAAGGAGGAGCGGCAGCCCCGGAGCGGTTGCGGACCGGCGCCCGCGCcgctcgacgacgcggaggtcaCCGTCGCCGCTGCTCCCGCTACCTCCACCTCCCACTCCCCCGCTTGGATCATCATCGCGCCCCGAGGTGGCTGCCGTGGTCCGCGTCGACAGCGACCACGACGCGCGGCGTGGAGGGAGCAGGAAAAGGGGAAACGGCAGCCCCAGGAAGGGAGCGGAAGGAGGCCGCCGCCGGGAGAGGGGCTCCCCGCCACCGAGGTCGCCGTCGCCCGCGCCACGCAAACGGTCTCGCCGCGGGAG CCCCCGGAACGAGTGCGGGCGAAATGAAGGCAGGGGCAACCATGCCTGCAGTCGTTTTTGCTCTCCAG ATAGGCCTTATTCAGGATATGGTGCTGCCACCATTGGTCAAGATACAACTGGAAG GTTAGGATTAATGACATACAAACAATTTATCCAAGTTCTTGAGGATGATGTTTCACCAGCTCAAGCTGGATGCAG GTACCAAGAATACAGGACAGAATACATAAGTACTCAGAAACGTGCTTATTTTGATCTCAATAAGAATGAAGATTG GCTGAAAGACATGTACCACCCAACAAAATTGTTATCAGTTATCAGAAG GAggaatgatttttgcaagactGTAGCGAGGAATTTGATCCTTGACCTGCGGAATGGAACTTTGGACCT TGGTCCTGGAGTGACTGCTCATGCAGCAATTAAATCAGGAAAAGGCAACGATGGAAGATCTCAGGATAATGCAGATTAtggtgaaaagaaaagaaaacatggAAGAGGCCCCCAGAAAGAGATCGAACCGCTTTCAGCTGCTCCTAAAGCTCATCCAATCAGTTCACAGCATCGAAGGATTCACACCGACATACACCGAACTCTTGCTTTGGTGAAAAAACTTGATTCAGAGAAGGGTATTATGGAAAACATTCTGTTAACTGGTGATCATGGCAAGTCAAATGTTGATAAATCATGTGGTAGGTCCAAAACGCCTGTAGCTATTATCCGGGGTTTCAATACTGTTAAGGGCCTTGAAGGTGTTGAGCTCCTAGACACTCTCCTTACTTATCTGTGGCGTGTCCATGGTGTTGATTACTATGGCATGTCTGAGATGAAACATGCAAAAGGTTTTCGCCATGTGAGAGCTGAAAACAAGAGCGACAGTATGGCTGAATACATCAGTGCTGCTGATTGGGAGAAGAAACTGGATTCCTTTTGGGAAGAAAGACTGATGAATGGTGAGGATCCCCTGGTTGTATTGACTGCGATGGACAAAATTGAAGCAGCACTTGTTGAAGTTCTAGAGCGTTATGTCAGAAAAATGCGGGATGAGAATTGTATCTGGAAGTATTTTTGTGGAGCCAAGGGATGCGAAAAACTTTTTCATGCTCCTGAGTATGTTCACAAGCATCTGAACCTCAAGCATCCTGATTTGGTCTCTACTTTGGCATCAAGAGTTGAAAATGATATATATTTCCAGAATTACATGAA TGATCCAGATGCTCCAGGAGGAAAACCATTTATGCAGCAAACG GATAGAATGAGACAAAGACTGGATGAACAGATGTTTGATGCTTCTGGTGTATGGGGTTCACATGCTCCACTTCTCCCCATGTGTGCACATTCACTAGTACTAATACCTGTGCCTGGTGCTGG CCCATATGGTCCATTTGTTCCTGCACCTCCAGAGATAGCCATGCAGATGATTCAGAAAGGACTTGCAGGACCAGATTCTGCTCAAAACAGGAAGCCTTCGGTGCTGGGACCAATGCTGCCCATGTACCCATCATTTCCGCTTGGTAGTGGCATTTACAGGAG ttatgaagaccttgacgcTCCTATGGAAGAAGTCTCCCCTCTTGACTTTAGaagtttgtag
- the LOC8074634 gene encoding cell number regulator 11 isoform X2, which yields MPGEWSVGLCDCFGDFNTFAGCLTFWCPCVTFGRTAEIVDRGSISCCMNGTLYYLLATIGCQWLYGCTKRSSMRTQYNLQESPCLDCCVHFWCGPCALCQEYRELEKRGFNMANGWEGSNKVVGCFHGMTTPPRKQSMCF from the exons ATGCCGGGGGAGTGGTCAGTCGGGCTTTGCGACTGCTTTGGAGATTTCAACACCT TTGCAGGTTGCTTGACTTTCTGGTGCCCCTGTGTCACATTTGGCCGCACTGCTGAGATCGTGGACAGAGGCTCCATAT CATGCTGCATGAATGGCACACTGTATTATCTGCTTGCAACAATAGGCTGCCAATGGTTGTATGGTTGTACCAAGCGCTCCTCAATGCGCACACAATACAACTTGCAAGAATCCCCTTGCTTGGACTGCTGCGTCCACTTCTGGTGTGGCCCTTGTGCACTCTGCCAGGAGTACAGGGAGCTGGAGAAACGCGGCTTCAACATGGCCAACG gatgGGAAGGTAGCAACAAGGTGGTGGGGTGTTTTCATGGGATGACGACACCACCAAGAAAGCAATCCATGTGCTTCTAG
- the LOC8069969 gene encoding protein At-4/1 codes for MELASGDDELKSLLQNFHRVSQGYKDALMEVQALRVNCNTEFKRREALESHITDLKKDNERLRRLYTETLFKFTNQVKFHAEAQSLKEELEKANSRLISMEEEHKREAEQLKHSSEMNSNDLENKLSHALVQQARDEAAMKQLKSELSAHKAHIDMLGSRLEQVTADVHSQYKNEIQDLRDVISVEQEEKKDMHRKLQNAENELRITRMKQAEQQRDSVSVQHVETLKQKVMKLRKENESLKRRLASSVA; via the exons ATGGAGTTGGCGTCGGGGGACGATGAGCTGAAATCGCTGCTCCAGAACTTCCATCGCGTCTCCCAG gggtacaaagatgcacTTATGGAGGTCCAGGCTTTAAGAGTAAATTGCAACACTGAGTTCAAAAGGCGTGAAGCTCTTGAATCACATATTACAGATCTTAAGAAAG ATAATGAGCGATTAAGAAGACTATACACAGAAACTTTATTCAAGTTCACCAACCAG GTGAAATTCCACGCAGAAGCTCAAAGCCTGAAAGAAGAGCTGGAAAAGGCAAATAGTAGATTGATATCCATGGAAGAG GAGCACAAGAGGGAAGCTGAGCAACTTAAGCACAGCAGTGAAATGAATAGCAATGACCTGGAGAACAAACTCAG CCACGCCCTTGTTCAGCAAGCAAGAGATGAAGCTGCAATGAAGCAACTGAAGTCGGAGCTGAGTGCCCATAAAGCTCACATCGACATGTTAGGTAGCAGGTTGGAGCAGGTCACTGCTGATGTGCATTCGCAGT ATAAAAATGAGATCCAGGATTTGAGGGATGTGATTTCAGTTGAACAAGAGGAGAAAAAGGACATGCACAGGAAGCTTCAGAATGCAGAAAACGAGT TGAGGATCACGAGGATGAAGCAGGCGGAGCAGCAAAGGGATTCTGTCTCGGTCCAGCACGTGGAGACGCTGAAGCAGAAGGTGATGAAGCTCCGGAAGGAGAACGAGTCCCTGAAGAGGAGGCTGGCGAGCTCTGTAGCCTGA
- the LOC8074634 gene encoding cell number regulator 11 isoform X3: MPGEWSVGLCDCFGDFNTCCLTFWCPCVTFGRTAEIVDRGSISCCMNGTLYYLLATIGCQWLYGCTKRSSMRTQYNLQESPCLDCCVHFWCGPCALCQEYRELEKRGFNMANGWEGSNKVVGCFHGMTTPPRKQSMCF, translated from the exons ATGCCGGGGGAGTGGTCAGTCGGGCTTTGCGACTGCTTTGGAGATTTCAACACCT GTTGCTTGACTTTCTGGTGCCCCTGTGTCACATTTGGCCGCACTGCTGAGATCGTGGACAGAGGCTCCATAT CATGCTGCATGAATGGCACACTGTATTATCTGCTTGCAACAATAGGCTGCCAATGGTTGTATGGTTGTACCAAGCGCTCCTCAATGCGCACACAATACAACTTGCAAGAATCCCCTTGCTTGGACTGCTGCGTCCACTTCTGGTGTGGCCCTTGTGCACTCTGCCAGGAGTACAGGGAGCTGGAGAAACGCGGCTTCAACATGGCCAACG gatgGGAAGGTAGCAACAAGGTGGTGGGGTGTTTTCATGGGATGACGACACCACCAAGAAAGCAATCCATGTGCTTCTAG